The genomic stretch GTATCCATGACAATTTCTTCTTCGCTCAACGCAGGTATTGCGGGATTGCAGTCCAATGCGACGCGGCTGGGGTCGATTTCGGACAATATCGCGAACTCCAGCACTTTCGGATACAAGCGCGTGGTCACGGATTTCAACTCGCTGGTGCTGTCCAACTCGGGGGTGTCTTATACTGCGGGTGGCGTGCGGGCTTCTTCGCAACGGCTGATAAGCGAAAGCGGATCGCTGGTCAGCACGTCGAACGCCACCGATCTTGCGGTGCGCGGGCGCGGCATGTTGCCCGTCGCGGCAAAAGCAAGCGTGGTGGGCGGCGACAGCGCACCCGAAATGATGCTGACCACCACCGGCTCTTTCCGAGTGGACGAAGATGGCTATCTGGCCAGTGAATCCGGCCTGTTGCTGATGGGGTGGCCGGCCAACAACGATGGTACGTTCCAGTCATTTCCGCGCGACACCAATGACGGGCTCGAGCCGATCCAGTTCTCGCTGAATCTCAGTGGCGATCCGACCACGCAGGTGTCGCTGGGCCTGAATCTGCCCGCCACATCGACCATTGCCGGATCAGCCGGCGCAACGCAGAACCTGTCGGTCGAGTATTTTGACAACCTGGGCACATCGCAAAGCGTATCGCTGGAATTCACCCCCACCGTTCCAGCCACGGGCAGTTCAAATGAATGGACGATAACCATGCGCGATTCCGCGCAGGATGATGCCGTGGTCGGTGAATATGTCCTGACTTTCAACGATACACGCGCCGATGGCGGCACCATCGCATCGGTAACGACCGTGACGGGCGGGGCATATGATCCGGTAACGGGCGAGGTGATTGTCGACGTCGGCAGCGGCCCGGTTTCGTTTGATATCGGCGCGTTGGGCGACAATCAGGGGATCGTCCAGCTGTCGGACACGTTCGCACCGATCTCGATCATCAAAGACGGCAGCCCCGTGGGCAACATGATCTCGGTCGAGGTTGACGCCAATGGCTATGTCAACGCGATCTTTGACAGCGGCGTGACCAGTGTTCTGTACCAGATCCCGCTGGTGGATATGCCCAACCCCGGCGGCTTGATCGCCCTGGATTCGCAAACCTACAAACCCTCTGTTGAAAGCGGGCCCTATTTCTTGTGGGACGCGGGCGATGGCCCCACGGGCGACCTGAAAGCCTATGCCCGTGAGGAATCGACTGTCGATGTCGCAACCGAACTGACCGAGATGATCCGCACCCAGCGGGCCTATTCATCGAACGCCAAGGTTATCCAGACAGTCGACGAAATGTTGCAGGAAACAACGAATATCAAACGCTAAACGCAGCACCCGCCCCCTGATCGGAGCCTTTCATGTCCCTTACCGGCGCCCTGAACAACGCACTGTCCGGCCTGTATGCCAACAGCCGCAAATCCGAGCTCGTCGCATCAAATATCGCCAACGTCGGCACACCCGGGTTCCGGCGCCGCAGTCTGGATGTCTCGGCTGCTTTGTTGGGCGATCAGGGGGGCGTTAAGGTCAACGGCGTCGTCCGTCACACCGATTCCGCGCTGCTGCATGACCGCAGGATGAGCAGTGCGGAATTTGCCCGCAACGATGCGATGACCCGGTTTCTGGCGGGCTTCGAGGACAGGCTGGGAACGCCGGATGTTGCCTATTCCCTAAGCGGTCGACTCGCGACCTTTGAAAACACGCTGATCACAGCCGCCAGCCGTCCCGATGCACAGGAACGACTGGATGGTGTTGTGATCGCGGCCAAGTCGCTGGCGCAATCCCTGAAGGCAACATCGGATGCCATTCAGGCCGACCGCACCCATGCAGATCGTGAAATCGATATACAAGTGAACACCGCCAACGATCTCCTTTCCCAACTGCAGGCCATCAACGGCCAGATTGCCAAGTCAGGCGGCAGGGCACGCGACAATGCCGCCCTGCAAGACCACCGCGATCTACTGGTGGATCAGCTATCACAAATGATCCCCCTGCGCACGGTGTCCCGCGCGCACGGTGCGATTGCCATCTATTCAACCGGCGGCGCGGTTTTGCTGGACGGCTCCGCCGCCGAGATCGGCTTTGAGCCCACATATAGCGTCGCCGCCGGCATGGAGATTGACCCCGGCGCGTTGTCCGGGCTGACGATTAACGGCAAAGCCATCGCAACAGGGTCAGAAACCAGCCCGCTGCGCGGCGGTAGTCTGATTGCGCAATTTGCAATTCGTGACGAAATGGCCCCCGAGGCGCAGACCCAACTGGACGCACTAGCCCGCGATTTG from Pseudosulfitobacter sp. DSM 107133 encodes the following:
- a CDS encoding flagellar hook-basal body complex protein; amino-acid sequence: MTISSSLNAGIAGLQSNATRLGSISDNIANSSTFGYKRVVTDFNSLVLSNSGVSYTAGGVRASSQRLISESGSLVSTSNATDLAVRGRGMLPVAAKASVVGGDSAPEMMLTTTGSFRVDEDGYLASESGLLLMGWPANNDGTFQSFPRDTNDGLEPIQFSLNLSGDPTTQVSLGLNLPATSTIAGSAGATQNLSVEYFDNLGTSQSVSLEFTPTVPATGSSNEWTITMRDSAQDDAVVGEYVLTFNDTRADGGTIASVTTVTGGAYDPVTGEVIVDVGSGPVSFDIGALGDNQGIVQLSDTFAPISIIKDGSPVGNMISVEVDANGYVNAIFDSGVTSVLYQIPLVDMPNPGGLIALDSQTYKPSVESGPYFLWDAGDGPTGDLKAYAREESTVDVATELTEMIRTQRAYSSNAKVIQTVDEMLQETTNIKR
- the flgK gene encoding flagellar hook-associated protein FlgK, with translation MSLTGALNNALSGLYANSRKSELVASNIANVGTPGFRRRSLDVSAALLGDQGGVKVNGVVRHTDSALLHDRRMSSAEFARNDAMTRFLAGFEDRLGTPDVAYSLSGRLATFENTLITAASRPDAQERLDGVVIAAKSLAQSLKATSDAIQADRTHADREIDIQVNTANDLLSQLQAINGQIAKSGGRARDNAALQDHRDLLVDQLSQMIPLRTVSRAHGAIAIYSTGGAVLLDGSAAEIGFEPTYSVAAGMEIDPGALSGLTINGKAIATGSETSPLRGGSLIAQFAIRDEMAPEAQTQLDALARDLIERFQNISEDTTRAPGDPGLFTDQGVVFDSLNEVGLSGRIAIHAAVDPDTGGESWRMRDGVNAVAQGEVGNASLLQAMTDALHLKQPVASGNFGAGSFSLAGLAASLTSQVGSDRLFADQRLSFASTQLNELIQRELADGVDTDAELQRLMVIEQAYAANARIIETVDELMDILMRL